The following are encoded together in the Funiculus sociatus GB2-C1 genome:
- a CDS encoding DUF1257 domain-containing protein, whose product MSHFSNIKTQIRNLSSLEAALTDLGIDWKSGPSTVRGYRGQTRTAEVVIEQDNGSDLGFSWNGQEYELVADLQYWQQVGSVDRFLNKITQRYAYHTVIKESANQGFQVAEQKQNEDGSIRLVVQRWSA is encoded by the coding sequence ATGTCACACTTTAGCAACATCAAAACTCAAATCCGTAACCTTTCTTCTTTAGAAGCTGCTTTGACAGACTTGGGAATTGACTGGAAATCTGGTCCTAGCACAGTACGAGGCTATCGCGGTCAGACCCGTACTGCCGAAGTTGTCATTGAGCAGGACAATGGTTCTGACCTCGGCTTTAGCTGGAATGGTCAAGAATACGAACTGGTCGCTGACCTACAGTATTGGCAGCAAGTCGGGTCTGTGGATCGTTTTCTTAATAAAATAACTCAGCGTTACGCTTACCATACGGTTATCAAAGAATCTGCTAACCAGGGCTTTCAAGTTGCTGAGCAAAAACAAAATGAAGATGGTTCTATCCGCCTAGTCGTGCAGCGCTGGAGTGCCTAA
- a CDS encoding ferredoxin has product MSEEAPSGIEQTPGRSGLEPELGGIWRDAPERSGLEPELGGNLRQKGVYVDEIVCIGCKHCAHVARNTFYIEPDYGRSRVVRQDGDSEEVVQEAIDTCPVDCIHWVDYTELKKLEEERQYQVIPIAGFPIDHAVTATKKRQQKLKKKQKSAN; this is encoded by the coding sequence ATGTCTGAGGAAGCACCCTCTGGGATAGAGCAGACTCCTGGGCGTTCTGGTCTAGAGCCAGAGTTAGGTGGTATTTGGCGGGATGCACCGGAACGTTCTGGTTTGGAGCCGGAGTTAGGTGGCAACCTGCGACAAAAGGGAGTCTATGTTGACGAAATAGTTTGTATTGGTTGTAAGCACTGCGCCCATGTTGCCCGGAATACATTTTATATTGAGCCAGACTATGGGCGATCGCGTGTAGTTCGCCAGGATGGAGATTCAGAAGAGGTAGTTCAAGAAGCCATTGATACCTGTCCTGTTGATTGCATCCATTGGGTCGATTACACGGAGCTGAAAAAGCTCGAAGAAGAGCGGCAGTATCAAGTCATACCCATCGCTGGATTTCCGATTGACCATGCTGTTACTGCTACCAAAAAGCGGCAGCAAAAGCTCAAGAAAAAGCAAAAGTCAGCTAATTAG